GAATCATCTGTTctctatatttataataatgaaCAAACATTTCCGTATCctcaaaatatttgtttcacCCTCCGATTACCGTATTCAAGTCCCAATTACATTATCTAATTTTGTTTCTTcaagaatttaatagaaatgaaTTATTAGTCTCCCAGAAAAGATGGACTATTTATTAGTATGACCAATAAAGAAAAGCGCACGAGTTTGTTTCAGTTACTTCGTCGTATATGTTCGAGACATGATCGTCTTCATCCGAACATCCTAAATCCAGAAAAACACCTAAGTTTCCGTATTCCGTCCAAAGAAAACGCAACAAATCGATGTTTGATCCAAACCGCGTCAACGAGACTGTCATCCCAGCATCGTTCAATACTTTGGCTGTCTTGAAATCGTCTACATCGAAACAATATGAGAATAAAAACACCAGACTCCTCGAAAATGTGGTTCACattattttaaaaacagatAAATAGATCAGTAATTAACTACTCTAAAGACAGTGCGGGCTTTTGATTTCTCGAAATACCGATAAATGAAACTTACTTTCAGGATTCCCGCAAGAGAATCCGGCGACTCTGTTGATCTTCTTAAAAAGGAAGTAGTCCCGAATGAAATCGGTATTATCGGCACAAGAGGCAATAATTAATTGCAGACCGAGGAACATTCGAAAGTACATCCCACTTGCGATCCACCCTCTTCGTCGTAGCCTGCGAATCaaacaactgcatgcaaagcaTTCGTGCTGCAGCTTCATGCACGTAAAGTGGTTTCGCTCTTCTATTTTAGATGAGAAATCATGTCAATTTTGACATGACGGTTTTCCACGGAACAAAAGCGATCCTTTCGTACCGTGAAAATCCGATAACGTAAATGAACTGCGAACGAAACGACGAAGATCTGTCAGtggtgaagtagaagattcctGTATGTATTAAATAAGTTCATTTTTTATTGTTCAAAGAACATGTCAAGCTATATAGGCACAACTAAAATCAATCAACTAATCAAACTGTCGCGATGTTCGCGTTTTACGGTGACAAGTTTAATTCTGCATATCCAACAAGTTGTCTCTGCTGCTTCCACTGATGATGACGCTTCCTCTTGCACCGACCATCTTCTTTCGGTTCCCAGATTTCGCTCTGCAAACGATTACGAGACACTGAAATCGGTATTGGAGACTTGTCTTCGATCTTAATAACGATCGAACAAGCGAAGACTTAGGACCGCATCACACGTTTGCTTTTGGGACAAGTTAATATTACGGATtgcaattgtcaattgttctaCGCTGGTTTTCTTGCGGACCGATTAAGGACAAGCTGTACTCACTTCATCGCACGTTTGTGAGCAATATTTTCCCCTAAGCAAAATATACCAGCCATAAAACTGCCGAACGCCAGCAAGATCAGTGCGGGGGCGGTTTCATAGATCGTGATGCTTCTCGTCGACAAGGTATCAGACTGGCATTGAGGTTTTCTCGACGACCAGTGTTTAATTTGACGATCGCGAAGTCCGGTGTTGAACATTTTCGTCAGCCTTTGGCGAACAGAGAGCAGTGCATTAAAACGCGGCCCCTGATTTAAAGAAGTACACTCTTGCTCACCCGATTTTTGCCATCTCGACGAACTGCGCGTTGTGACTCGCGTACATTCCCATCACGGATTGCTTGAACAAATGTATCTCTGTCAGCGCGCAGATTTGATTCGAATCGAACATCCTTTCGACGTACGGATATGCGGTGTTAGGATCCGTGTGATACGCTAAAACACCTTCGCTGACTTGCCTAATGCCCTCTTCTATCGGCAAGTATCTTTTCGATTCCGGCAGGGGATCCCAGCGTTTTTTCCGGAAGTAGTCGGATTCCCAGTTTAGTTTCTATCGATTGGAACAATGTGACAACGCGGTGATAGTATGTAATAGGTTTGTTAAAGTGTCTTCTTTGTAAATGCGATTTTCGCAAAGAggtaaaattattaatacgaaAATTTGAAATTCAGATATATGCTACCACAAACGTTATTGTGTTGTTACATGCTAATTTTTAAACTGATCATCATATATTCTTTTAGGCAAAGTCAAATGTATCTTCTGCAAACTCTTCGGCCTGGCGATACTTCCCGGTGAGTGAACGTGTTTTCCACTTTTAAAttgatatttaatttatatatttatataatatttatatatataatattattaatttatatattattaatatatatataatattatttatatatatatttaattaatatttaactgATATTAAATGAATTACTTGCGATCTTGAAGGGTTCGCAAATACGCAAAGAAACGTTTAATCAGGATTTGGACGGATCCAGTTATTATTGGATTAGTCAATCGTTCGACCAATTGTAAGAGCCGATAAGAACGATTGAACGATGTTCTTCTACAGATGATCGCAGGTAAGCGACGAGTACTTACATACAAAAAGTAATTTAAGTAAGGCACGGCCTCCGCAGCGATTTTCAAATTGCTGTCAGCTAGGACGGTCACTGAATCCTCCATCATGTCGAGAGGTTCGCTTAACCGAGCCGAGACAATACTACCGGAATAGTAATTGTACATTATCCAGCTCTGTATGGTGATCTGGAACAAGGCGATGCGGCTAGCCACGCGTTTCGTAGTCAAATTCGCACCTGTCGAAAACGAAAGATAGACATTGAAGAAATAGACAGTATAGCTTCGCAGGATGTTTTCTGTTACCTTGCTGCGATATTATCCCCACTGATAACACGACCGCCCCAGAATATTTCTCCTTCTTTCCGATCCCTTCGCAATTCATTATCATTTTCAACACGAAGATCGAGAACAACCCGAATCCTGCGAACGTGTACCATGTTTGCCTCGCGAACGGCTTCAAGAAAATCTCCAGTTTGATTTTGTTGGTTGACGTCGACAACAGCATGAAACATGGCCTAATGAACATAATGTTTCCTTTTTTATCTAATTTTCTCTCGCCCAATGAATCATTGAACAATAGGTAATGTAACTATTGCGAACCGATGGATGGCGTAGTTTATTCATTTTTCTCACCGTATCGGCCATGCGGCGCCAATCAGTGAAGCATAATCCAACCGCTCAGACACCATGATCCTCGGATTACTAGCGAAGTCGATGTAATTCGATTGCAGAAATTCAAAGATCAAACCGTGCACGCTGTGTCTGTCCCAGTAAATTATTTCGGAAGCGTGCACGCTGAAAAGCAATAGAGATTTAACATATCGGACATCTTCGATCGTTCTTACAGTCGAAAATGATAGTAGATACACCTTCGATCGATGTGATCGAGTTTATGCAGATCACACGATgacgcatgatttaacatgtATCAAATTTAACACGAGATCATCGATTTTACTCTCGTTACCTAAAGTTGAAGAGATCGCCAGTGTGCAAGATCATGGCATGCACAAATTTGTGCATGCTATCCAAGGACCTCGTGTTGACGTCCTGCATATAGTCCTCGAGGCGCATATCTTTCGGTCGGTATTGTATCTGAATCAAACGTAACGTTTCAGCTCGAAAATTTTAAACCATGAATCAATTAAAATCTGCCAGTGTGCTGCGTGAAACTTCAATGAACCGATTGAAAATCTCTGAACTCTCGCAAGAATATAGTACCGATGATGTTTCGGGAACAAAAGATAACTTATCCAGGTAGTTACTAATGCATGATCGGTTTAAATTTGGCATTGATTATCCGATTACAAAGGTAACTTCGATGGCACTCACCACGCCGGATATTTTCAGTCTCATTCCGTGCATATTAGCTCTCCTGTTAATTAAAGGCTGCGTTAAAACGATATTCAACCCTTCGCCGGGATGCCAAGTACCAAGTTTGGTGACGTTCAACAAACCACCACGATATTTGCAATGATTGAAAACATCGTACAGATCGTAGCCACTTTTGTTCGATATGGCGAGGACCAAATCGGTCACCATGTTGTAAGTGGTGTCGTTCAAAAGTGGAACACTGTCGCTATAATTCGATCCCAGGATCAACCAGTTGTACGAATAGTCGTACATTCTGTATTTCGAGCTCTGCATTTCGGAAAGTCAATGAAACTCGATTTTATTATCGTGCATGAtacattattaacacgttccgtgccgagctttttttacttgaatcttcacactttgatattttactaaaacttgatgtattacgtgcaattattaattctcgtacacataacaacgtaacaaaaacttatcaatgcccattcttgcggtggaaattgattcttcggttctaaatttcttgtaaacaatttgttcagttcactaagtaaacatgcaagcgtgtaccatcgatggtacacgtggcacggaacgtgttaaacacctAATAACAATACTATCGAGGGTTTCATTAGAttcaaaaacaaacaaaaatgcATATATGTATACGAATGTCTGCAGTTCAGTGATTACGAACGACTTCGTAGATTatcttgtaattgttgtttGTACATTCTCGAGTTACGGAGGCAGTTACTGTTAAACATACTTCGGCAAAAATTCGAACCGCAGTGTCGTTGAGACAACGCAGATCAACGATGACACCGAGCGTCCATGTTTCGCTTTTCAAGAATCTGCGGATGTTGATCTTTATGGTCGGCTCCCTTATTATCGTAAATATACCCGTGGTGCTCAGCGTTTTCAGAAGCTCGAAGTCGCCTAATTTCGAGCAACACAGAATTAGATAAACCTTATAAGTGTGTTAAATTCATAGCAATCTTTTCTTCTAGAAAATCAGGTCAACGGAAAAATGAATGTTATTTAGAAGTCATGATTAAAGGACTTGATAAAGGTCCAACCGTTTTGTAGAAGCGTATTCTAAATTTTTCTGcaattctattcttttctaAGAATAAATTACAGGAAGCTCCTATTTAACACACAGATCCGCTATGAATTTGTCTTAAATCTTCCGGGAACTGAGGTGCCTCGAGCACAATCCTTTATCGAAACAACGAATACGACATTTTTGGCACTGATCTACGTTTTGAAAGACTGCATATACCCACCCACTGTGTCGCCGCAAGAAAATCCTACGACATTCCGAACCCTCTTGTGCACGAAATAGTCGCGGATGAACACATGATCTTGTGCAGTGGATAACAGAGCAAACTGCAAGAGGAAGAAGAATGTAACGTACATGGCGGGAATAATAATTTCTCACGACATAAATCCGTCTTAAAATTTCTCGCACGGTGATCAATATTTTTGTAACACTTCGGTGGCCATCCGCGACGTCCTCGAGGGCCCAGCACGCATGAGTTACATGAATTTATTGGAGTTTGTTTAGTTCATGCATCGAATGCACCATGACGTCATTCCATATGCCAATAGGACAGACGGCCTGTCAATTCTGTAATTTGAAGAGTTGCGTGAGTCACGACATGGTATGGCATTCGAATGAATGTTTCAGTGGTTTGGAATAGCAAACGCGACACCAGGGTAATCGATGGTAACGTGCCAAGTTGTTTATTCATAGGGTAGCTCGATATCATTGGACGTGCACGCATTTATAACTTCGAAATGGATATTATAATGAATGTACATTCCTCGGTGTAGAATTCCGTTCGGGTTTATTTTGTTTCCAAACCGTTCAAGTCATTTTTAACATGAAGAAAACTTATGTTTGTAGTTGTTCACTATGATGGAATTGTTGATTCTAACTTGCAATTTCTAGAGCCCCGATTTAGGGCGTTGCTGGATTCGTCGATTCGCTGAATACATTGAAATTTCTTAATGCTTGCAGATTGATATTTCGTAAGGAAGGTATATTTAAATTCATGTCGACTAGATTTCTTCCGTCTATCATGGCGGCTAATAAACTGTAAAAAAATGACGCATTCTTAATTAATGTATTGATAAGTAGGATACGcgctttttcattttttaaataaaaattacagttCGCAAAGTTCAAAACCGATTATTTGAGTCGTGAGTTCCATACTTCCGTTATGGACATCTTATTTTCCGGTTTTTAATTACCTTGATTGTGCGAGGTAGTAAACCAAATTCTCTATCACGCAAATAATAATGGCGAATCCGACCGCGAtacataaaaatacaaaaaccgGTGCTGCTTCATGGATCGATAGTGGTTCGGCGATAAGCAGGTTACTAGGACAGAATGGTTGTCTTGCTGACCATCTTTTTATTTCGCGCCTTTGAATCCCGACGTTCCGGATTTTCGTTAGTCTGCGCAGAATAATATTACCATTTCAGATGATGTTCGTGTTTCGAACAGTTCGTTTTGTCGAATTCGTTACTAATTCCTTTAAAGCGAGTACTTTATAAAAATGCAAATTATTTCATAGAATTTTACTAAATATCAAGAGTTTTTTATTGGCAGCGAAAACTTCAagagaatttaataaaattattttgcaagGAGATTCACATTCTCATCTGAGATTGGAGAATATCCTAAAAATGCATCTTTACTGTCTCCATAATGCTTGATTATCAGtaggctgcggatctttgtgcaaattcCCATTTTCATACGTCATTTTATAAGAATTAGAATGAAAGAAAAGTTTCCTTCGTTATCTAAAAGATTACTCattgtaaaaagaaaagaaaaatgctaTTTTAGATCTTGttaatttaaacattttaatgcgcaaagatccgcagtttaataatcAATTTTCATACCCCGTTCTCAACAGTTTGGTGAACGGACTCCTATGTCTCGCGTAAAACGCCAAACTCGTCTTTAGCAGATGAACCTCCGTCAGCTCGCAGATGCTTCGATCACTGAACGTATGCTCGATATAAGGATAAGCGGAATCGACCATCGTGTGGTAAGCCAAAGTTCCCTTGGCTACCTGATCGAGTCCTTGTTCCAGTGGCAGATACCTGTCGTATTCGGGTATCTTCATCCAACAATTCTGATAGAAGTATCGAACGTCCTTATCCTGCACCTGTTGCGCAAACAAATTCTCGGTACAACTGACAATCAGAAAAATTCAATGAAACCGAAGCAACTTATTTAATAAGACAAAAATTCGTATAAATTAAGATTTAACACAATTTGATTTGACACAAATTTGACGCAACGGTAAGTAAGATAGTTCCGGTTTCACGATCTTTTATTCTTTATGCGGAATTCGTAATCAGTCCCAAATTTGTTTACCAGTTCGTGAATAGAAAGTTAGATTTGGTCGTCGAATCCTTAATTTTTCAAATCATATAAAAATGATGCAAAAATTTCGTTTGTTTAACGATGAAATGTTTGAAAAAAACGCTGATTATCGAAATGCAAACACTCAACGTGTTGATCTTACATAACTGCAAGATTGGCACGGAAAGTCAGGAGCTTCTAAGGTGCGgtttttgataatgctgttttTTTTCAAAGAACTTGCAGACGAAAGATTATCTAGAAGCGGATTCTTGCTGAGGCAATCGCTAGCTTTGTGCAACAAATTATTTCACTcacaaaataatattaaattgtgCATCTACCAACAATTGACGTGTCGTTCCTTTCTTTTTGTGGGCTATAAAATTTCGATTCACTACCTGAAGAAAAGAGAGAACGTAAGGCGTCGGTTCCACCGCCAGTTTCATGCCGCTTTTGGCTAAACTGATTAACGAATCATTCATTTTCTCGCCTTTGTTTTTCAACCGATTCGACACGACGCTCGCCGAATAATAGTTCAGAATGATCGTACTGAAAATTAAAATCTGCAAGAAGGCGATGCGAGCTGCGCAACGTGTCGGTACGAATGCCGAGCCTGTACGGAAGAAATTACACttcattatcatcattatcgATGGGCTTTGTTTTAGAGGAATCCTCTACCTTGCTGCGACAGAGCGCCTATTGTCAGCAAAACGGAGAGTCCGTAATTGTCAGCAGGCCTGCGGACACCTTCTAGTCTTATAAAAACGATTAGAACCGTCATCACGATTACTATCATCATTAAGATCCCGTACCACACTTTCGCGGATAGAGGTTGCAGAAACTGAGCCGGTTTGATCTTCATCGAGGAAATCGTGCGAAACATGAAGCACGATCTGAGGCAAATAATGTTTGAAAATAGATCGGAAATTGATTCGTTTCACTACTGAATTCAATTCGCAATAACAGCAATAGCATACCGAATTGGCCACACTGGTCCGATTATATCGCCATTGTTTAATCTGTCGACCTTCATCGCGACTGGACTCGCCGATAAATCAATGGTCTTCTTCTTGAAGGCTTCGAAAACGGGACCGGAATGGTCGAATCTGCGCTGCGGGTTTATTTGGATGACGTCCATGCTGGAAAACACGTAAATCAATCTTAATTGGGATTACATCATTACATATTAGCACGACATTACTAAGTAATTTGTTTTCCTGCAATTGGAAATTCAGATTTTCTGCAATGGTCTTCCACATTTACGTAAAATTGAAGAGGTTCGACAGGTGACACAGGATTATGTATAAGAACTTCGTTCGGCCGTATTTAGCTTTCATGCTATACTCCATCATCATCTCGTGCAGTGACTGATTCTCCGGTTTGTAATTTATCTGTAAGATTCATTTACATGATCATTACATTACGATTACAATCGTTTACGATCTACAAGAAAGTGTGTCGATCAAAGAGTTAATTTTCACTAAGTCTCTGAACATTTCAAGCAACGATCGGTTACACGATTAAGGCAAACTCACTACGATGCCGACTTTCAGTCTCATTCCGTgcaaattcgatcttcgatgaAATTTCGATTGAGTTAGGGTAACGTTCAGGCCCTTTTTCCTGTTCCATGTTCCGAAGTTCGTCACGTTCATGGCTCCTCCGCGATCTTTGCACGGATTGTACACGTCGTACAAAA
This genomic window from Megalopta genalis isolate 19385.01 chromosome 9, iyMegGena1_principal, whole genome shotgun sequence contains:
- the LOC117217334 gene encoding uncharacterized protein LOC117217334, with the translated sequence MQVYFEIDKMNLVNAWLLLLPQLISVLCADEQEIIRDYFTFRKVKRVVGFSCGTLEDDIMLARTFNDMYVTYTSLMEFKTAQRMDVKKLLKAEYHRLGVFLDTRCDSKRYTKIILDATKYSMYDEMHKWLIFGSNLTHSLGILNDNAFSVFTDIVIVIPSAKNYVLYDVYNPCKDRGGAMNVTNFGTWNRKKGLNVTLTQSKFHRRSNLHGMRLKVGIVINYKPENQSLHEMMMEYSMKAKYGRTKFLYIILCHLSNLFNFTMDVIQINPQRRFDHSGPVFEAFKKKTIDLSASPVAMKVDRLNNGDIIGPVWPIRSCFMFRTISSMKIKPAQFLQPLSAKVWYGILMMIVIVMTVLIVFIRLEGVRRPADNYGLSVLLTIGALSQQGSAFVPTRCAARIAFLQILIFSTIILNYYSASVVSNRLKNKGEKMNDSLISLAKSGMKLAVEPTPYVLSFLQVQDKDVRYFYQNCWMKIPEYDRYLPLEQGLDQVAKGTLAYHTMVDSAYPYIEHTFSDRSICELTEVHLLKTSLAFYARHRSPFTKLLRTGLTKIRNVGIQRREIKRWSARQPFCPSNLLIAEPLSIHEAAPVFVFLCIAVGFAIIICVIENLVYYLAQSSLLAAMIDGRNLVDMNLNIPSLRNINLQALRNFNVFSESTNPATPYFLHVKNDLNEIIIPAMYVTFFFLLQFALLSTAQDHVFIRDYFVHKRVRNVVGFSCGDTVGDFELLKTLSTTGIFTIIREPTIKINIRRFLKSETWTLGVIVDLRCLNDTAVRIFAESSKYRMYDYSYNWLILGSNYSDSVPLLNDTTYNMVTDLVLAISNKSGYDLYDVFNHCKYRGGLLNVTKLGTWHPGEGLNIVLTQPLINRRANMHGMRLKISGVIQYRPKDMRLEDYMQDVNTRSLDSMHKFVHAMILHTGDLFNFSVHASEIIYWDRHSVHGLIFEFLQSNYIDFASNPRIMVSERLDYASLIGAAWPIRPCFMLLSTSTNKIKLEIFLKPFARQTWYTFAGFGLFSIFVLKMIMNCEGIGKKEKYSGAVVLSVGIISQQGANLTTKRVASRIALFQITIQSWIMYNYYSGSIVSARLSEPLDMMEDSVTVLADSNLKIAAEAVPYLNYFLYKLNWESDYFRKKRWDPLPESKRYLPIEEGIRQVSEGVLAYHTDPNTAYPYVERMFDSNQICALTEIHLFKQSVMGMYASHNAQFVEMAKIGLTKMFNTGLRDRQIKHWSSRKPQCQSDTLSTRSITIYETAPALILLAFGSFMAGIFCLGENIAHKRAMKAKSGNRKKMVGARGSVIISGSSRDNLLDMQN